Proteins from a genomic interval of Patescibacteria group bacterium:
- a CDS encoding phosphatase PAP2 family protein encodes MNESIFLYLNSFAFQYEWLDQVIFFIAEYLGWVLLAMLFTFLFTHTHTKKEGIKNILVVLSAATLAWVLAHVVKYFYVSPRPFITLLDARVIFENGSGLDSFPSGHATFFAALATAVFFYHRGLGALYLFGALLIGIARVMAGVHWPFDVLAGWALGAFIGAFSYFLYHRVRRINR; translated from the coding sequence ATGAACGAATCAATTTTTTTGTATCTTAACTCGTTTGCATTTCAATACGAATGGCTTGATCAAGTCATTTTCTTCATCGCGGAGTATCTCGGATGGGTGCTCCTCGCGATGCTCTTTACTTTTCTCTTTACCCACACCCACACAAAGAAAGAAGGTATAAAAAACATCTTGGTTGTTTTGAGCGCCGCAACTCTGGCATGGGTGCTTGCGCATGTTGTTAAGTATTTTTATGTAAGCCCCCGACCTTTCATCACGCTTCTTGACGCCCGCGTGATCTTTGAGAATGGGAGCGGGCTTGACTCGTTTCCGTCGGGGCATGCCACATTTTTTGCGGCGCTCGCCACCGCAGTATTTTTTTACCACAGAGGACTGGGAGCACTCTATCTCTTCGGCGCGCTTTTGATCGGTATCGCGCGGGTCATGGCCGGAGTGCATTGGCCATTTGATGTATTGGCAGGGTGGGCACTGGGAGCCTTTATAGGGGCTTTTTCGTACTTTTTGTACCACAGGGTCCGTAGGATAAACCGTTAA
- the secD gene encoding protein translocase subunit SecD, with amino-acid sequence MWQIRLTALILLLGGLGIGYFDYASQVNPDARFPFRLGLDLSGGTHLVYRADTSALENADVANSMDALRDVIERRVNLFGVSEPLVQLEETSALISGQKEHRLVVELPGVTDVDAAIAMIGQTPLLEFKLERPQEEVQPIIDAYKEAQAALAEGREVAENPLLNEDIYTDTGLTGRLLDRAQLEFDANTGEPLVSLVFNSEGADLFAKITRENVGKTLAIYLDGSPISTPVIREEITGGRAQISGSMTPVEAKTLVGRLNSGALPVPIELLTTQTIGPSLGHEAFVASINAGIWGIAVVALFLIFWYRLPGVLAVVALGCYVVIMLALFKVIPVTLSSAGIAGFILSIGMAVDANILIFERMKEEMRRGKKIPEAMKEGFARAWLSIRDSNISSIISAVILFWFGTSLVKGFALTLLIGVLVSMISAISITRTLLFAIETKKAGEEGAMKRFLFGSGIR; translated from the coding sequence ATGTGGCAAATAAGGCTTACAGCGCTTATATTACTCCTCGGCGGTCTTGGAATCGGCTACTTTGATTATGCCTCCCAAGTAAACCCTGATGCGCGATTTCCCTTCAGATTAGGGCTGGACCTTTCGGGTGGCACCCATTTGGTGTATCGCGCCGACACTTCGGCATTGGAAAATGCGGATGTCGCGAATTCCATGGATGCGCTCCGCGACGTGATCGAGCGACGCGTCAACTTATTCGGCGTGTCAGAACCACTCGTGCAATTGGAGGAAACATCCGCTCTTATCAGCGGACAGAAGGAGCACCGATTGGTCGTGGAACTTCCCGGGGTAACCGATGTGGATGCGGCAATTGCCATGATCGGTCAAACGCCCCTGCTTGAATTCAAACTGGAGCGTCCGCAAGAAGAGGTGCAACCGATCATAGACGCGTATAAAGAAGCGCAGGCGGCGCTCGCCGAAGGGCGCGAAGTGGCAGAGAACCCGCTTTTGAATGAAGATATTTATACCGATACGGGATTAACCGGGCGCCTCCTGGATCGCGCTCAACTTGAGTTTGACGCCAATACCGGCGAGCCGCTCGTTTCCCTCGTGTTCAATAGCGAGGGGGCGGACTTATTTGCGAAGATCACCAGAGAGAATGTGGGCAAGACCCTTGCGATCTATTTGGACGGGTCACCGATCTCTACTCCGGTTATCCGTGAGGAGATCACCGGCGGACGCGCCCAGATCAGCGGCAGTATGACGCCTGTGGAGGCGAAAACACTTGTCGGGCGTCTCAACTCAGGCGCATTGCCGGTGCCGATAGAGCTTTTAACAACGCAGACGATCGGGCCATCACTTGGACACGAAGCATTCGTGGCAAGCATCAATGCGGGAATCTGGGGCATTGCTGTAGTCGCCCTCTTCCTCATCTTCTGGTATCGTTTGCCGGGCGTTCTTGCCGTAGTCGCACTCGGATGTTACGTGGTCATCATGTTGGCACTCTTCAAGGTGATTCCGGTGACGCTTTCATCGGCCGGCATCGCGGGTTTTATACTTTCTATAGGCATGGCAGTGGACGCGAACATTCTTATCTTTGAACGCATGAAAGAAGAGATGCGCCGGGGAAAGAAAATTCCCGAGGCGATGAAAGAAGGCTTCGCGCGCGCGTGGCTTTCCATTCGCGACAGTAACATCTCAAGCATCATTTCCGCCGTCATTCTCTTTTGGTTCGGCACCTCGTTGGTGAAAGGGTTCGCATTGACCCTCTTGATCGGTGTTCTTGTCAGTATGATAAGCGCCATTAGCATCACGCGTACGCTCTTGTTTGCCATTGAGACAAAGAAAGCGGGGGAAGAAGGCGCGATGAAGAGATTTTTATTCGGTTCGGGGATCAGATAA